A genomic window from Nitrospirota bacterium includes:
- a CDS encoding response regulator transcription factor: MNGVSEDTIIICTDDDGLNGLIASILGPEGFTLISALNQRMIFSLIETYMPVAVIADSGLPEIMGKKTWRIIKGIERFSDTRIILVTGNSMQQEKDEIEHVDEVIEIDLLSTGLLPAVYKYCSHGIPCKQTDGVVQLNEDASRLARAIVSDIIIYNSDAAYKGAADGTFYDILKDEIEKGMAIYRQRFCVHTNPPDLPDYFNDAIRDFISKTQQCNLVLP; encoded by the coding sequence ATGAACGGCGTATCAGAAGACACAATTATTATATGTACAGATGATGACGGTTTGAACGGGCTTATCGCCTCCATACTTGGACCTGAAGGCTTTACGCTTATTTCTGCGTTAAATCAACGCATGATATTCAGTCTGATTGAAACGTATATGCCTGTAGCCGTAATTGCAGATTCAGGACTTCCTGAGATTATGGGGAAAAAAACATGGAGGATAATTAAGGGTATTGAGCGGTTCAGTGATACCAGGATTATCCTGGTTACCGGAAATTCCATGCAGCAGGAAAAGGATGAGATTGAGCATGTTGATGAGGTGATTGAAATTGACCTCCTCAGCACAGGTCTCCTTCCGGCAGTTTACAAATATTGTTCACATGGTATTCCATGTAAACAAACGGATGGGGTGGTTCAGTTAAACGAAGATGCAAGCAGGCTGGCCAGGGCAATAGTATCCGATATAATTATTTATAACTCTGATGCGGCATACAAGGGTGCAGCAGATGGCACTTTTTATGACATCCTGAAGGATGAAATCGAAAAAGGTATGGCAATATACAGGCAGAGATTCTGTGTACACACAAACCCACCAGATCTGCCTGATTATTTCAATGATGCAATCAGGGATTTTATAAGTAAAACGCAGCAGTGCAATTTGGTCTTGCCGTAA
- a CDS encoding purine-binding chemotaxis protein CheW, translated as MNYAPGVDEKDRDSLSDCTAEVSEFQSDKYLIFSVSGQEYAMDAAIIVEVIHYVDVTEVPNTFSYVRGVLSLRGTVIPIIDFMEYIGLTATTVKVNTRILIVNFNDMLVGMLVDSTSGVVSISPESFRPVPEFIGKENLRFYRAAMDYNSRLILLIETSMEKT; from the coding sequence ATGAATTACGCTCCAGGCGTAGATGAAAAAGACAGGGACTCTTTGTCAGACTGCACTGCAGAAGTTTCCGAATTCCAGTCGGATAAATACCTCATTTTCAGTGTTTCAGGTCAGGAATATGCAATGGATGCCGCAATTATTGTGGAAGTGATCCACTATGTGGATGTGACAGAGGTCCCCAACACATTTTCATATGTAAGGGGTGTATTGTCATTAAGGGGCACTGTCATTCCAATTATTGATTTCATGGAATATATTGGACTAACAGCCACCACAGTGAAGGTCAACACGCGTATACTTATTGTCAATTTTAATGATATGCTTGTCGGAATGCTTGTTGATTCAACAAGCGGGGTTGTTTCAATTTCCCCGGAAAGTTTCCGCCCGGTTCCCGAATTTATCGGAAAAGAAAACCTGAGGTTTTACAGGGCTGCCATGGATTACAACAGCAGGTTGATTCTGCTGATTGAAACCAGTATGGAGAAGACATGA
- the purQ gene encoding phosphoribosylformylglycinamidine synthase subunit PurQ produces MKFAIIVFPGSNCDHDCYNIVKNVLGRPASFVWHKEKDLSQYDAVILPGGFSYGDYLRTGAMACLSPVMTSLKEFAGRGGLVLGICNGFQILLEAGLLPGVMLRNKSLKFICKNVYLRVDNINTPFTLRYFENQVAKMPIAHAEGNYYVDSETYSHLKKNNQIIFRYSRQNGEIDEAANPNGSVGNIAGICNDKGNVLGMMPHPERCGEQILGGTDGYTLFESMIYYVEKMTNRS; encoded by the coding sequence ATGAAATTTGCAATAATTGTATTTCCAGGTTCTAATTGTGACCATGATTGCTATAACATCGTAAAGAATGTATTAGGCAGGCCTGCAAGTTTTGTCTGGCACAAGGAAAAAGACCTCTCTCAATATGATGCTGTTATCCTGCCCGGCGGATTCTCGTATGGCGACTATCTCAGGACAGGGGCGATGGCTTGTCTTTCTCCTGTCATGACATCGTTAAAGGAATTTGCAGGGAGGGGAGGGCTTGTCCTTGGTATATGCAACGGTTTCCAGATCCTTCTTGAGGCAGGACTTCTGCCTGGTGTCATGCTGAGAAACAAATCCTTAAAGTTTATCTGTAAAAACGTCTACCTGAGGGTTGATAATATCAACACCCCGTTTACCCTCAGGTACTTTGAAAACCAGGTTGCCAAAATGCCTATAGCCCACGCTGAAGGCAATTATTATGTTGACAGCGAAACATACTCTCACCTGAAAAAGAACAATCAGATCATATTCAGATATTCCAGACAAAACGGAGAGATAGATGAAGCTGCCAATCCAAACGGATCAGTAGGTAATATCGCAGGTATATGTAATGACAAAGGAAACGTCCTCGGCATGATGCCTCATCCAGAACGATGCGGGGAGCAGATACTTGGCGGAACGGACGGGTATACCCTTTTTGAGTCAATGATATATTATGTTGAAAAGATGACTAACAGGTCATAG
- the purL gene encoding phosphoribosylformylglycinamidine synthase subunit PurL has protein sequence MLISREIIESHGFTDEEYQRILKILGREPGIVELGIFSVMWSEHCSYKSSRIHLRKFPTKGDRVLQGPGENAGVIDLGDGLAAVFKMESHNHPSFIEPYQGAATGVGGILRDIFTMGARPVAILDSLRFGDIKVPRNRHLFSGVVSGIAGYGNCIGVPTVGGEIYFDEIYNNNILVNVFALGIVRKDRIFKGVASGVGNPVIYVGSKTGRDGIHGATMASDVFDETSEAKRPTVQVGDPFTEKLLLEACLEVMHKGLIVGIQDMGAAGLTSSSCEMAGRAGTGIDIHIDLVPVREAGMTPYEVMLSESQERMLIVTVPEKEKDVMEIFHKWDLDAVVIGKVTDTRRIRVINNGDVTADIPIDSLTDEAPLYDRKTSPPPYLDILHDLDMENLPVPQDPGNVLLTLLASPTIASKEWVFRQYDHMVRTDTVVVPGSDSAVIRIKGTNKGIAMTADCNSRYCFSDPHAGGAIAVAEAARNITCAGGEPVGLTDCLNFGNPERPEIMWQFQQAIEGISAACRKFNIPVISGNVSFYNETNDISIYPTPIIGMAGVIDDISRFMTHYFKKEGDVVILLGNSLEELGMSEYLREIHYKVRGLPPFLDLDLEKKVQELCLYGIKEGIIKSAHDTSEGGLAVALAECCMHSEGNGNHGAIIELTDEIRVDALLFGESQSRIIITVNPERVKDLNEVARKMMTPFTVIGKVTGERLVIRHKTTTVIDLPVSRMADVWKRAIPAYLGEE, from the coding sequence ATCTTGATATCAAGAGAAATAATTGAGTCACACGGATTTACAGATGAAGAATACCAGAGGATATTAAAGATCCTTGGCCGGGAGCCTGGGATTGTGGAGTTGGGCATCTTCTCTGTAATGTGGAGTGAGCACTGCAGTTACAAGAGCTCAAGGATACACCTGAGGAAATTCCCAACAAAAGGCGACAGGGTATTGCAGGGGCCAGGTGAGAATGCCGGCGTAATAGACCTTGGGGATGGTCTTGCAGCTGTCTTTAAGATGGAAAGCCACAACCATCCGTCATTTATAGAACCATATCAGGGCGCTGCAACAGGCGTTGGGGGCATTCTGAGGGATATATTCACTATGGGCGCAAGACCGGTGGCGATACTTGATTCGCTTCGTTTCGGCGATATAAAAGTGCCCCGTAACAGGCATCTTTTCTCAGGGGTGGTAAGCGGCATAGCAGGTTATGGAAATTGTATCGGGGTGCCGACCGTTGGCGGTGAAATATATTTCGATGAGATATACAACAATAACATCCTTGTAAATGTATTTGCCCTTGGAATAGTCAGGAAGGACAGGATTTTTAAAGGGGTGGCAAGCGGTGTTGGCAACCCTGTCATTTATGTCGGCTCAAAGACAGGCAGGGATGGAATCCATGGCGCTACAATGGCCTCTGACGTCTTTGATGAAACCTCTGAGGCTAAAAGGCCCACTGTTCAGGTAGGCGACCCGTTTACAGAAAAACTCCTGCTCGAGGCCTGCCTCGAGGTCATGCACAAGGGGCTTATAGTAGGAATACAGGATATGGGTGCGGCTGGGCTGACAAGTTCATCCTGTGAGATGGCCGGAAGGGCAGGGACCGGGATTGATATTCATATTGACCTGGTCCCTGTGAGAGAAGCCGGTATGACCCCTTACGAGGTAATGCTGTCAGAGTCTCAGGAACGTATGCTAATAGTGACTGTACCTGAAAAAGAAAAAGATGTTATGGAGATATTTCATAAGTGGGACCTTGACGCAGTAGTAATTGGAAAGGTTACGGATACAAGGAGGATACGGGTTATCAACAATGGCGATGTGACGGCAGATATCCCGATAGATTCCCTTACAGATGAGGCCCCGCTTTATGACAGAAAAACGTCCCCTCCGCCTTATCTTGACATCCTTCATGATCTTGACATGGAAAATCTGCCTGTTCCACAGGACCCTGGAAATGTACTTCTGACACTCCTGGCTTCCCCGACAATTGCTTCCAAGGAATGGGTATTCAGGCAATATGACCATATGGTCCGGACTGACACTGTCGTTGTTCCCGGGTCTGATTCTGCGGTTATCAGGATAAAGGGGACTAACAAAGGTATAGCAATGACTGCTGATTGCAACAGCCGTTACTGCTTCTCTGATCCGCACGCAGGTGGTGCAATAGCTGTTGCGGAGGCGGCCAGAAATATAACTTGTGCCGGAGGCGAACCGGTTGGTCTGACAGATTGCCTTAATTTTGGAAATCCCGAAAGGCCTGAGATTATGTGGCAATTTCAGCAGGCCATAGAGGGTATATCCGCTGCCTGCAGAAAATTCAACATACCTGTTATCAGCGGCAACGTAAGCTTCTATAATGAGACCAACGATATATCAATTTATCCTACTCCAATAATAGGAATGGCAGGCGTTATTGACGATATATCAAGGTTCATGACACATTATTTCAAGAAGGAAGGGGATGTTGTTATCCTGTTAGGCAATAGCCTCGAAGAACTTGGTATGAGCGAGTACCTTCGGGAGATACACTATAAAGTGCGGGGGCTCCCTCCGTTCCTTGACCTGGATCTGGAAAAAAAGGTGCAGGAACTTTGTCTTTATGGGATAAAAGAGGGTATAATTAAATCAGCGCATGATACGTCAGAGGGTGGGCTTGCAGTAGCCCTTGCCGAGTGTTGTATGCATTCTGAAGGCAATGGAAATCATGGTGCAATAATTGAACTTACCGATGAAATCAGAGTGGATGCCCTTCTCTTTGGCGAAAGTCAGTCAAGGATTATAATTACAGTCAACCCTGAGAGGGTTAAAGATTTGAATGAAGTCGCCCGGAAAATGATGACCCCTTTTACGGTAATAGGAAAAGTTACCGGAGAAAGGCTCGTGATCAGACATAAGACAACGACAGTCATTGATTTGCCAGTGAGCCGCATGGCTGACGTATGGAAACGTGCAATTCCGGCGTATCTTGGGGAAGAATAG
- a CDS encoding diguanylate cyclase, with the protein MNNSVLIIDDSHLMRQKVKESLRNANLFENYFEANDGFSAIKILSREEIDMMICDVMMPGMDGFRLMEMLSREKRFDDLMVIMLSANRGIYDKIRGLESGAIDYMTKPFHPHELALRVNILLRLKGLQKELKAKITELEHVSVVDSLTGLYNQRYLYGTLRREYNRSERFNLKLSLIILDIDNFKDINDTFGHQRGDEIIREVARLLQVMLRGYDFAVRYGGDEFIIVLSQNTVIGSHIVAERIRRLIEENPLLIELNGGRQVTASIGVSTFPDDTKDGCDALINKADQALYKAKREGRNRVAYGSGR; encoded by the coding sequence ATGAATAACAGTGTCCTGATAATTGATGATTCCCACCTTATGAGACAGAAGGTAAAGGAAAGTCTCAGGAATGCAAATCTTTTTGAAAACTATTTCGAGGCCAATGACGGTTTCAGCGCCATAAAGATCTTATCCAGAGAAGAGATTGACATGATGATCTGTGATGTAATGATGCCTGGGATGGATGGTTTCAGATTGATGGAAATGCTGAGCAGGGAAAAAAGGTTTGATGACCTAATGGTCATAATGTTGTCTGCCAACAGGGGGATATATGACAAGATCAGGGGGCTGGAGAGTGGTGCAATTGACTACATGACGAAGCCCTTTCATCCTCACGAACTTGCTCTAAGAGTAAATATCTTACTAAGATTAAAAGGCCTTCAGAAAGAGCTCAAGGCAAAGATTACAGAGCTGGAACATGTGAGTGTCGTGGATTCCCTGACCGGTTTATATAATCAGAGATATTTGTATGGTACACTCAGAAGGGAGTATAACAGGAGTGAGAGATTCAATCTGAAGCTTTCCCTTATTATTCTTGATATTGATAATTTTAAGGACATTAACGACACGTTCGGGCATCAGCGCGGCGATGAAATCATACGGGAAGTCGCAAGACTCCTGCAGGTAATGTTGAGGGGATATGATTTTGCAGTAAGGTACGGAGGGGATGAGTTTATCATTGTCCTTTCACAGAATACAGTTATAGGATCACATATAGTTGCGGAACGTATCCGAAGGCTGATTGAAGAAAATCCCCTGCTGATAGAACTAAACGGAGGAAGGCAGGTAACTGCAAGCATTGGCGTATCAACATTCCCTGATGATACCAAGGATGGGTGTGATGCCCTCATAAACAAGGCTGATCAGGCATTGTATAAGGCAAAACGTGAAGGAAGAAACCGCGTTGCATACGGCAGCGGCCGGTGA